Proteins encoded in a region of the Acomys russatus chromosome 14, mAcoRus1.1, whole genome shotgun sequence genome:
- the Trip4 gene encoding activating signal cointegrator 1, with product MAVAGAASRESLVHWCTQQLRKTFALDVSEEIIQYVLSIESAEEIREYVTDLLQGNEGKKGQFIEDLITRWQKNDQELLSDSFQQCWKKDENLDGQRSVDHLKRNRRKGRNKQEVPAFPEPDTTVEVKTPLDLAKAQESNSSVKKKTKFVSLYTREGQDKLAVLLPGRHPCDCLGQKHKLINNCLVCGRIVCEQEGSGPCLFCGSLVCTNEEQDILQRDSNKSQKLLKKLMSGAENPGKVDVSTKDLLPHQESRMKSGLEKAIKHKEKLLEFDRTSIRRTQVIDDESDYFASESNQWLSRVEREALQKREEELRELRHASRLSKKITIDFAGRKILEDEYPLAEYHSRLDETIQAIANGTLNQPLDRSSEEPLGILVNPNLYQTPPQWVDNTGSALPKKASLSAGPTLELGLHQHQLRIQDQEFQEGFDGGWCLSMHQPWASLLVRGIKRVEGRSWYTPHRGRLWIAATGKKPSPQEVSELQATYHLLRGKDVEFPNDYPSGCLLGCVDLVDCLSQKQFQEQFPDISQESDSPFVFICKNPQEMVVKFPIKGNPKIWKLDSKIHQGAKKGLMKQNKAV from the exons ATGGCGGTGGCTGGGGCGGCGTCCCGGGAGTCGCTGGTACACTGGTGCACCCAGCAGTTGCGGAAAACTTTCGCCCTGGATGTCAGCGAGGAGATCATTCA GTATGTTTTGTCAATTGAGAGTGCTGAAGAGATAAGAGAGTATGTGACAGACCTTCTTCAGGGAAATGAGGGCAAGAAAGGTCAATTCATAGAAGACCTGATAACCAGATGGCAAAAGAATGATCAAGAGTTGCTTTCTGATTCTTTTCAGCAGTGCTGGAAAAAAGATG aaaatttagATGGACAGAGATCAGTGGACCACCTAAAGCGGaataggaggaaaggaagaaacaagcaGGAAGTTCCTGCATTTCCTGAACCTGACACAACTGTAGAGGTCAAAACACCTTTAGATTTGGCCAAG GCACAAGAAAGCAACAGCTCAGTaaagaagaagacaaaatttGTCAGTTTATATACAAGAGAGGGACAGGACAAACTTGCAGTCCTGCTTCCTGGGCGTCACCCGTGTGATTGCCTGGGCCAGAAGCACAAGCTCATCAACAACTGCCTGGTGTGTGGGCGGATCGTGTGTGAGCAGGAGGGTTCCGGCCCCTGCTTGTTCTGTGGCTCTTTG GTATGTACTAATGAAGAACAGGACATTTTACAACGTGACTCAAACAAAAGCCAGAAGCTATTAAAGAAACTCATGTCAG GGGCAGAGAATCCTGGAAAGGTGGATGTCTCTACGAAGGATCTCCTTCCTCATCAAGAATCTCGAATGAAGTCTGGTTTGGAAAAGGCTATCAAGCATAAAGAAAAACTGTTAGAGTTTGACAGAACTAG TATCCGAAGGACCCAAGTTATTGACGACGAGTCAGACTACTTCGCCAGCGAGTCTAACCAGTGGCTGTCCAGAGTCGAGCGGGAAGCCCTGCAGAAACgagaggaggagctgagggaacTGCGGCACGCCTCCCGGCTTTCTAAGAAAATCACCATTGACTTCGCAGGGCGGAAGATCCTAGAAGATGAATACCCCCTGGCAGAGTATCACAGCAG ACTAGATGAGACAATACAAGCTATTGCCAATGGAACTCTGAACCAGCCACTGGACAGATCTTCTGAAGAGCCTTTGGGGATTTTGGTAAACCCCAACCTGTACCAGACCCCTCCCCAG TGGGTAGACAACACTGGCTCAGCCCTGCCGAAGAAGGCTTCACTCTCAGCAGGACCAACGCTAGAGCTCGGCCTGCATCAGCACCAGCTACGGATCCAGGACCAGGAGTTCCAGGAAGGCTTTGATGGTGGCTGGTGTCTCTCTATGCATCAGCCCTGGGCTTCACTGCTTGTCAGGGGGATTAAAAG GGTGGAGGGAAGATCCTGGTATACTCCTCACAGAGGAAGACTTTGGATAGCAGCCACAGGCAAAAAACCTTCCCCTCAAGAAGTCTCAGAACTCCAGGCTACCTATCATCTTCTTCGTGGGAAAG ATGTGGAGTTTCCAAATGACTATCCATCAGGTTGTCTTCTGGGCTGTGTGGACCTAGTTGATTGCTTGTCCCAGAAACAATTTCAGGAGCAG